From the genome of Rhodothermales bacterium:
TACTCGGACAACTCTCCTTTCCCGATCAAGCCCTTTGCGGGCCTGAACGACCGTACACGGCTCTCGGTGCCGTCCATCAACCTTCGAATGTTAGATCTGTGTGCCCAGATCAATCCCGCTGAAATCACAATGCTGATAATAAAGAGACTCGCATCAAGCTGCTCGATCCCGAGATAGTATTTACGAACGCCGACGCTAATCGGAAACGCCAGAGTTGCCGTCAAAGATGCCAGCGAGACGGCTCTCGTAGTGAGGAGTACGAGAATGAACACGATCATGGTGACAGCCATCGAGACGGGCGTAATAGCGAACAGGACGCCCCCCGCCGTATTCATCCCCTTGCCGCCACGAAATCCGGCGAAGATGGGAAACATGTGCCCGGCCACCGCCCCTATGCCGGCCAGCATCTGCGCCAGCGTATTGACGTTCCAGAACGGCAGGTCCTGAGGCAGCGCATCAATTCGAACGAACTTCGCGATCAGGCCGGCAGCAATAAAACCCTTCCCCACGTCAATGAGCGTGGCGACCACTCCCGCCTTCCAGCCGAGGACCCGAAACGTGTTCGTCGCACCTGCATTACCGCTGCCGTGCTCTCTGACATCGATACCGTGCATCGCCTTGCCAGCCCAGAGACTTCCCGGAATGGAGCCAAGAATAAAGCTGAGCACGACGATGGTCGCTAGGGAGATCATGACTTACAATCGCGCCGGTGGGCCGAGGTCGAGGAGTTGGAAGCGCTTCTTGACACTCCGAACCGGACTGCTCGGTTTCATTCGACTACAACATTCCCCAACGATACGGGTCTTTCACCCAGGTCCTTGAGGCGATCGAACGCATCGTCGCTGACGGACTTCGACACGACTATGACAAGGCCGATTCCCAGATTGAATGTCCTGCGCATGTCTGACTCCGGGACGCCGCCCATATCCTGGATAAGCCTGAAGATGGGGGGTCTCGACCACGCAGCGTAGTCAACTTCTGCACGCAGGCCACCTCTGACGACCCTTGAGATGTTACCGGGGATGCCGCCTCCGGTGATGTGCGCCAATCCGTTCAGGCCGCTCATGGGGAGTACTGCCTGAATCGCGCCGAGATAGGACCGATGGACGGCCAGCAACGCCTCCCCAACACTCTGCCCCTCCAA
Proteins encoded in this window:
- a CDS encoding phosphoribosylformylglycinamidine cyclo-ligase, which gives rise to PGIGADIVRGFATACSENAVALIGGETAEMPGLYAMDDYDLAGTIVGVVERDRIIDGSRVEAGDVLIGLPSTGLHTNGYSLARKVLLEDLTVDSRPDALEGQSVGEALLAVHRSYLGAIQAVLPMSGLNGLAHITGGGIPGNISRVVRGGLRAEVDYAAWSRPPIFRLIQDMGGVPESDMRRTFNLGIGLVIVVSKSVSDDAFDRLKDLGERPVSLGNVVVE
- the plsY gene encoding glycerol-3-phosphate 1-O-acyltransferase PlsY, with protein sequence MISLATIVVLSFILGSIPGSLWAGKAMHGIDVREHGSGNAGATNTFRVLGWKAGVVATLIDVGKGFIAAGLIAKFVRIDALPQDLPFWNVNTLAQMLAGIGAVAGHMFPIFAGFRGGKGMNTAGGVLFAITPVSMAVTMIVFILVLLTTRAVSLASLTATLAFPISVGVRKYYLGIEQLDASLFIISIVISAGLIWAHRSNIRRLMDGTESRVRSFRPAKGLIGKGELSE